A stretch of DNA from Diospyros lotus cultivar Yz01 chromosome 14, ASM1463336v1, whole genome shotgun sequence:
GTTAGATAAGTTCTAATTAAGTCGGTTGTATAAGGGTAGAAtagattttgtgttttttttttaattacccTTTGTAATATCCGCCCAACCCTCTATAAATGGATAGATAGGCGGACTAGAATGATTTTTATGATCATTTAGTTTTTTACTCTTTCTGAATACGAGAATTGCTCTGAGAGGAAAGGCTTGAAGAAAggaagttctttgtaatcttgggtgAAGACAGTGTACTCGTGTGATAGAGAGAGGAGAGGGTTTCTTGTGTACAGATTCTTTCATtggatttctagtggattgctctcggaccgtggctggatgtaggactgCTTTCAATagttcgaaccaggataaatccttGTCTCTTCTTGTGGTTTGGATGTTTTTCTCCTTGTTATCTTACTGTTTTATATactgttttcattttctgttgtttGTGTTTTATAACCGAGAGAGTGTGTTGGTGAGATTAGCATTGAATTGAGAAGATCCTAGTGCTCCTAATCTTAACATAGAGAAACACAGACTCAATGAAATCTTTGGGTTTGGAGAGGTTGCAAGCGTAGAAGTGCACAAACAAAGAATGGCAAGTTATAAAGGGAGCTCAAGCGATTGACATCAAAGGAGATTGGTTACAAAGAAAGTTGAGAGAACACTATGTGATCGGGATATATATGAAGGCTTTTAGATTTTCCTAGGCTTGGAACCAAGATTACAAAAGTCAAAATCTATGGTTTGAGTCTATAGTGAAGTCATCGAGGGAGGAAGCCTTACAGCCATTTGTAACAAATTACAAGTTTGATAATGTCAAGCGAGCATTGTCAAAAGAGGTCGAACAGCCAGTGATTGgccaaaaatttcatttgaGAAGGAGGAACTTAAAAGGCAGTCAATTTAACAGGGCTTGGGGTAAATAATCCTTTTCATCTCACTTCCAACAAAGATCCTCACTTCACAGGATGATTCGCCATCTGTAACAATCAAAATCCTATGCCTTGAAGATTTTCTATGACAGCCTCTTCGAAAATCTATttgcacaaaaacaaaaaagaaattgcCACATAACAATCAAACTGGACTCAAAAACACGCAAATACCCCGAATTCAACGagtaaggtaaaaaaaaaaaatggcgaTTAGCCACATATACCTCCAACGAGGGCAGCGTAGCCCAGCGTCAATTTCTGAGACAAGGACATAGACATCTTCTGCTTGCCGCTGTGGCCTTCGCTCGATCCTCCTTCAGGCCCGTCAATATTACTAtcgtcgccgccgccgcctcctcctcctccgccgccgcctTCTCCTCCTCTCCCACCGCCTAATCCACCGTCGTTGCCGCTAGAATCCGGCTCGATATCGATCTCCTTACCGCCGGCGGATTCGAAAATGAGGGTGGGGGGTTTGGAGTCGGAAACAACCCTAACCGTCCCCGTCCGCCTGGAAATCCGGCTCCGCAGCCGCTGAGCACGAACCGGTCTAGACGATACAGGAAGCTCCGGTCTGGTGCTCAAGAAGCGCGTGTATGCCCGATCGGTGGGATCGTGAAACCGGAGCTGGCGATGCGGAGTTAAACAGTGCGACAGCGGCAATAGCTCTCCCATTATTTCAGATTCGGATTTGGTCTTTGTTTGACTCCTAATATATTTTTCCCACTACTATTTTAAGGCCACTTTATCAACCCactcataaaaaattaaaaaaaaaaaaaaacaaaaaatgcccAAGGAGTGTTAGTTTGGGTGGCGACGCCGATGCTTACAAAAAAAGATCATGAGAGTTGTGAATGAATGATTAGTGTGGGTGAGCTGTGTGCGTCCTGTCAC
This window harbors:
- the LOC127789511 gene encoding protein FATTY ACID EXPORT 2, chloroplastic-like, with protein sequence MGELLPLSHCLTPHRQLRFHDPTDRAYTRFLSTRPELPVSSRPVRAQRLRSRISRRTGTVRVVSDSKPPTLIFESAGGKEIDIEPDSSGNDGGLGGGRGGEGGGGGGGGGGGDDSNIDGPEGGSSEGHSGKQKMSMSLSQKLTLGYAALVGVGGAMGYLKSGSRKSLMSGGLSALLLYYVYTELPARPTFASSIGFGLSAALLGVMGSRFKKSGKIFPAGVVSIVSLVMSGGYLHGILRGMH